In Helianthus annuus cultivar XRQ/B chromosome 8, HanXRQr2.0-SUNRISE, whole genome shotgun sequence, a single genomic region encodes these proteins:
- the LOC110872838 gene encoding protein EXORDIUM-like 3, with the protein MSRWSILTRRSPAPLTMLTLTLFSLLLIHPTTAWRPYPHQNTTTTDLQLGPSKKFEGSSEFVKLRYHMGPVLTANITVHIIWYGTWARSQKRIIRDFINSISSTTVRSPSVSGWWKTVQLYTDQTGSNISRTVRLGEEKNDRLLSHGKKLTRLSVQSVIKAAVTAKTKPLPINPKSGIYLLLTADDVYVQDFCQNVCGFHYFTFPSIVGYTLPYAWIGNSGKMCPGTCAYPFAVPEYIPGLKPVKSPNGDVGIDGMISVIGHEIAELASNPLVNAWYAGQDPVAPVEIADLCEGIYGTGGGGSYTGQMLNDRDGATYNMHGIRRRFLVQWVWNHVVNYCTGPNALD; encoded by the coding sequence ATGAGCCGGTGGTCCATACTCACCCGCCGGTCACCGGCACCACTCACCATGCTCACCCTCACCCTCTTCTCCCTCCTTCTCATCCACCCCACCACCGCATGGCGTCCATACCCTCACCAAAACACCACCACAACCGACCTCCAACTCGGCCCCTCAAAAAAATTCGAAGGCTCATCGGAATTCGTCAAACTCCGGTACCACATGGGTCCAGTTCTCACTGCCAACATCACCGTACACATCATCTGGTACGGCACATGGGCCCGTTCTCAAAAACGTATCATCCGCGACTTCATCAACTCTATCTCATCCACAACCGTTCGCTCGCCATCCGTTTCCGGCTGGTGGAAAACGGTCCAACTCTACACCGACCAGACCGGTTCGAACATCTCTCGAACCGTTCGACTCGGTGAAGAGAAAAACGACCGGTTATTATCCCACGGTAAAAAACTCACCCGTCTGTCCGTACAATCGGTTATAAAAGCCGCTGTAACTGCCAAAACAAAACCACTACCTATTAATCCCAAAAGCGGTATTTATCTCTTACTCACCGCGGATGACGTTTACGTTCAGGATTTTTGCCAGAACGTATGCGGGTTTCATTATTTTACGTTCCCGTCCATAGTAGGGTACACGCTACCCTACGCGTGGATCGGGAACTCCGGAAAAATGTGTCCGGGTACTTGCGCGTACCCGTTTGCAGTGCCGGAGTACATCCCAGGTTTAAAACCTGTGAAATCACCGAATGGGGATGTGGGAATTGATGGGATGATAAGTGTGATAGGCCATGAAATTGCTGAGCTGGCATCTAATCCGCTAGTGAACGCTTGGTACGCCGGTCAGGATCCGGTGGCGCCGGTGGAGATTGCAGATTTGTGTGAGGGGATTTATGGTACCGGTGGTGGTGGGTCCTACACGGGACAAATGTTGAACGATAGAGATGGGGCCACGTATAACATGCACGGGATCCGACGGAGGTTCTTAGTGCAGTGGGTTTGGAACCATGTTGTAAATTACTGTACTGGCCCTAATGCTCTTGATTGA